From one Planktothrix agardhii NIES-204 genomic stretch:
- the rfbB gene encoding dTDP-glucose 4,6-dehydratase translates to MAVQYSYDNTSNRSPHCILITGGAGFIGSNFVHHWFSAYPDDRIVVLDALTYAGNLQNIVSLEHNPNFRFVQGDICDRPLIDSLLKEEQINTIAHFAAESHVDRSIIGPGAFVQTNVVGTFTLLEAFRQYWIAQGQPEHYRFLHVSTDEVYGSLGPNDHAFTEQTPYTPNSPYSASKAGSDHLARAYYHTYGMPTIITNCSNNYGPYHYPEKLIPLMCINALLGKPLPVYGDGENVRDWLYVLDHCRALDAVIHNGRIGETYNIGGNNEVKNIDLVKMLCRIMDELAVHLPVKPSKQLITFVKDRAGHDRRYAIDATKIKTELGWAPLVTVEEGLRQTIGWYLTHRTWWEPLLSEEYQAYYRQVYPS, encoded by the coding sequence TTGGCCGTTCAGTATAGTTACGATAACACGAGCAATCGCTCACCCCATTGCATTCTGATTACGGGGGGGGCGGGGTTTATTGGCTCAAACTTTGTGCATCATTGGTTTAGTGCCTATCCCGATGACCGGATTGTGGTTTTAGATGCTTTGACCTATGCGGGAAATCTGCAAAATATTGTTAGTTTGGAACATAACCCTAATTTTCGATTTGTGCAAGGGGATATTTGCGATCGCCCTTTAATTGATAGTTTATTAAAAGAAGAACAGATCAATACTATTGCCCATTTTGCCGCAGAATCCCACGTTGATCGGTCAATTATTGGCCCCGGTGCTTTTGTACAAACCAATGTAGTCGGCACATTTACTCTTTTAGAAGCCTTCCGTCAATATTGGATAGCCCAGGGTCAACCGGAACATTATCGGTTTCTGCACGTTTCTACCGATGAAGTTTATGGAAGTCTGGGCCCGAATGATCATGCTTTTACTGAACAGACTCCTTATACTCCTAATAGTCCCTATTCTGCCTCAAAAGCGGGCAGTGATCATCTAGCCAGGGCCTATTATCATACCTATGGAATGCCGACAATTATTACTAATTGTTCTAATAATTATGGCCCCTATCATTATCCTGAAAAACTAATTCCGTTAATGTGTATTAACGCTTTATTAGGAAAACCCCTTCCAGTTTATGGCGATGGTGAAAATGTGCGAGATTGGTTGTATGTTTTAGATCATTGTCGGGCTTTAGATGCGGTAATTCATAACGGAAGAATTGGGGAAACTTATAATATTGGGGGAAATAATGAAGTTAAGAATATTGATTTAGTTAAAATGTTATGTCGGATTATGGATGAATTGGCTGTCCATTTACCCGTAAAACCTTCTAAGCAATTAATTACCTTTGTTAAAGATAGGGCTGGACATGATCGAAGATATGCCATTGATGCGACTAAAATTAAAACGGAATTAGGCTGGGCTCCGTTAGTAACTGTTGAAGAAGGGTTACGTCAAACTATTGGCTGGTATTTAACTCACCGGACTTGGTGGGAACCCTTATTATCAGAAGAATATCAAGCCTATTATCGACAGGTCTACCCGTCTTAA